In Stieleria varia, one genomic interval encodes:
- a CDS encoding tetratricopeptide repeat protein, whose amino-acid sequence MSNEGPNPLTRAAWRIYQLLGPLKRLVPGTLISYWFSTRRFSQLLSGIPALLAIFMLLGCVIYSWRSSGETMTSKELLANAVAARNNGKDAIANLYLKKAKRITAGTPDDQYDQAVLLYSANEPAAAVEIMRKLAPLDQKGHPPARLWLINALQTELVASAAIESPSELQLEARMRLFLLMEQHCAQLLVEEPDNELALERLAMIRLDQRNGEAAVKLLQRLVELNDKHRVTLARALSAAKRTEESKRHAERGVAYHRTQLQLDTLTDTQREQNRFNLGFCLMLNDQYKEAAATLMNGDQVPSDPEFRSLLAEALFRWSETFPIVRKGTGELDEDQLRRRLNLLQTAIKVNKNDPRFLAKLGAIAGVGGEIARQAHALMTSMVQEGEGTSIVHFALGIVEMQAGNSSEALKQFETADKLSPDTPVILNNLAFTQAHGDQPDLDKALALITRAIEINNTVPAFYDTRGGIQLKLQKWTDAIADYEIVLKYGVRGRAAAHEALSTAYEEINDADLAALHREEAEKIRRLQSGGAGN is encoded by the coding sequence ATGAGCAATGAAGGCCCCAATCCACTGACACGAGCGGCATGGCGGATCTATCAATTGCTTGGGCCGCTGAAGCGTTTGGTGCCCGGTACATTGATTTCGTACTGGTTTTCCACCCGTCGATTCAGCCAGTTGCTCAGCGGTATTCCCGCGTTGCTCGCCATTTTTATGCTGCTGGGATGCGTTATCTATTCGTGGAGATCGTCGGGCGAAACGATGACTTCCAAGGAGCTGCTGGCCAATGCCGTCGCGGCTCGCAACAACGGCAAAGATGCCATCGCAAACCTGTATTTGAAAAAAGCAAAACGGATCACTGCGGGAACACCGGATGATCAGTATGACCAAGCGGTCCTGCTCTACTCTGCCAACGAACCAGCGGCGGCGGTGGAGATCATGCGAAAACTTGCCCCGCTGGATCAAAAGGGCCACCCGCCCGCTCGTCTATGGCTGATCAACGCATTGCAAACCGAGCTTGTCGCCAGCGCGGCGATCGAGTCGCCCAGCGAATTGCAGCTCGAGGCCCGAATGAGACTTTTCTTGCTCATGGAGCAACACTGCGCGCAGCTCCTGGTCGAGGAACCGGACAACGAGCTTGCCTTGGAGCGTCTGGCAATGATCCGCCTGGATCAACGAAATGGAGAAGCTGCTGTCAAGTTGTTGCAGCGGCTCGTCGAACTGAACGATAAGCATCGTGTCACACTGGCCAGGGCACTCTCTGCCGCGAAACGAACGGAGGAATCAAAGCGGCATGCAGAACGTGGCGTCGCCTATCACCGAACGCAATTGCAACTGGATACGCTCACTGACACACAACGCGAGCAGAATCGATTCAATCTCGGGTTCTGTCTGATGTTGAACGATCAGTACAAAGAAGCGGCCGCGACGCTGATGAATGGCGATCAGGTCCCGTCGGATCCAGAGTTCCGGTCATTGCTGGCCGAAGCGTTGTTTCGCTGGTCGGAGACCTTTCCAATTGTCCGCAAAGGCACGGGTGAGCTCGACGAAGATCAACTCCGACGACGACTGAACTTGCTGCAAACCGCGATCAAGGTCAACAAGAACGACCCTCGCTTCCTGGCCAAACTCGGCGCTATCGCAGGAGTCGGCGGGGAGATCGCACGACAGGCGCACGCCTTGATGACAAGCATGGTTCAGGAGGGCGAGGGAACATCCATCGTTCACTTCGCTCTGGGGATCGTCGAAATGCAGGCGGGCAATTCATCGGAAGCGCTTAAGCAGTTTGAAACCGCGGACAAACTCAGCCCGGACACTCCCGTTATTCTCAATAACTTGGCGTTCACGCAGGCTCATGGGGACCAGCCTGATCTAGACAAAGCACTCGCGTTGATCACTCGGGCCATCGAAATCAACAACACCGTTCCGGCGTTTTACGACACGAGGGGCGGGATCCAATTGAAGCTGCAGAAGTGGACAGACGCGATCGCGGACTACGAGATTGTGTTAAAGTATGGCGTCCGGGGCCGCGCCGCGGCGCACGAAGCTTTGTCCACTGCGTACGAAGAAATCAATGATGCCGACCTGGCGGCGTTGCACCGTGAGGAAGCCGAAAAGATTCGCCGCTTGCAGAGTGGCGGGGCAGGCAACTGA
- the xrtU gene encoding exosortase U gives MNQPTEPSVTTRPTETLWLDYRWPLLIALAHLPLLIVHLINLFSREQYQHFPMVLLAFGILVFNRLEPIPAGKMGPIRRQGAFLCWIIALGLFGFGTFVFSPWVAAVGFVISVGGILLSLRERFQIHNAFGLWLILWLLIPVPGGYEQRLSQSLQQWTTTTSASILQAVYIPNIVEGTTIQLPSQRLFVEEACSGIVSMMAILATCLLMAVLANRSLLHMILLVASGLLWASVMNIVRIVSIGVFSERYGIDMAAGWPHTALGLVVFTGAVILVVSSDQLLCFLMEPGDAEKFDRGSLSETVLRWIQVVEWGSPEPVFLEDETLHMPTHPGKFGTPTRVFSILFLLIGMTGLAMGLNRLRTGQEIAFTGSIDDVDRLLNENLLPTEVGGWKRTEFRDEHVERLFAQQSRVWVYRKDSLVATFAVDFAFPQWHDLCDCYQKIGWQQDGVSQVAQTATEQDPYLSSNFYKGTVSRGLLRFCLTEKDGVSISPPEALGPLGKLRQRMENDRTLFQIQLWVTKDGEFLDREAEDATKLFEHLHGIVTDRLAGQSGLPPAGTNNAATSQSGPTEDASP, from the coding sequence ATGAACCAACCCACCGAGCCATCAGTCACCACGCGTCCCACAGAGACGTTATGGCTCGATTATCGATGGCCGTTGCTGATCGCGTTGGCGCACCTGCCCCTGTTGATCGTTCACCTGATCAACTTGTTCAGCCGCGAGCAGTATCAGCATTTTCCGATGGTACTGCTGGCGTTCGGCATCCTGGTCTTCAACCGGCTGGAACCCATCCCGGCGGGCAAGATGGGGCCGATTCGACGTCAAGGTGCGTTCTTGTGCTGGATCATCGCATTGGGGTTGTTTGGTTTCGGGACATTTGTCTTCTCGCCGTGGGTTGCCGCAGTGGGATTTGTGATCTCCGTCGGCGGAATTTTGCTGTCGCTACGTGAACGTTTTCAAATCCACAACGCGTTTGGACTGTGGTTGATCCTTTGGCTGCTGATCCCGGTGCCGGGAGGATACGAGCAACGCCTGTCACAGTCGCTGCAGCAGTGGACCACGACGACCAGCGCCTCGATTCTGCAAGCGGTTTATATTCCTAACATTGTCGAAGGAACGACGATCCAATTGCCCAGCCAGCGATTGTTTGTCGAGGAAGCCTGTAGTGGGATCGTGTCCATGATGGCGATCCTGGCAACTTGCCTGTTGATGGCGGTGCTGGCCAATCGCTCCCTGCTGCATATGATCTTGCTCGTTGCCAGCGGTTTACTGTGGGCATCCGTGATGAACATTGTTCGAATCGTATCGATCGGTGTGTTCTCGGAACGCTACGGCATCGACATGGCTGCCGGTTGGCCTCACACGGCGCTCGGCTTGGTCGTGTTCACAGGCGCCGTGATACTGGTTGTCAGTTCGGATCAGTTGCTCTGTTTCTTGATGGAGCCAGGCGATGCCGAAAAATTCGACCGCGGTTCGTTGTCCGAGACGGTGCTGCGTTGGATCCAGGTCGTGGAATGGGGCAGCCCTGAACCCGTTTTTCTGGAGGATGAGACGCTCCACATGCCGACACATCCCGGCAAGTTTGGAACTCCGACGCGTGTCTTTTCAATCTTGTTTCTGTTGATCGGAATGACGGGCCTAGCGATGGGTTTGAATCGGTTGCGAACCGGCCAGGAAATCGCATTCACCGGATCGATCGACGATGTTGACCGACTGTTGAATGAAAATCTTTTGCCGACAGAAGTCGGCGGTTGGAAACGGACCGAGTTTCGCGATGAGCATGTCGAGCGACTCTTTGCGCAACAGTCTCGCGTTTGGGTCTATCGAAAGGATTCACTCGTCGCGACCTTTGCCGTCGACTTCGCATTTCCGCAATGGCACGACCTGTGTGACTGCTACCAAAAGATCGGCTGGCAGCAGGACGGGGTTTCGCAAGTTGCCCAGACGGCGACCGAACAAGATCCCTATCTGTCGAGCAATTTCTACAAAGGAACGGTCTCTCGCGGTCTGCTGCGATTTTGCTTGACCGAAAAAGACGGGGTGTCGATATCACCGCCGGAAGCACTGGGGCCGCTAGGGAAACTGCGGCAGCGCATGGAGAACGATCGAACGCTGTTTCAGATTCAATTGTGGGTGACCAAGGATGGCGAGTTCTTGGACCGTGAAGCGGAGGACGCGACGAAGTTGTTCGAACATTTGCATGGCATCGTCACCGACCGACTGGCCGGACAATCCGGTCTCCCTCCTGCCGGGACGAACAACGCCGCCACATCGCAATCCGGTCCGACGGAGGATGCGTCGCCATGA
- a CDS encoding redoxin domain-containing protein has protein sequence MIPLLRKVLPAPHSLVPLQQIPLRNSTWPRWRSAIGFTIASCLMCAFWLGSPATLHGQTSDSAESVSAESVSAGHSYHGEAFNEGPRQSAVLIDGLPTLEFPTSTKSESARAFFLQGLAQLHGFWFLEAERSFRQAVKEDPKLAIAYWGMAMANANNDARARGLIDEAKKLRKNAGKHEQLYIDALERFLPSQKMIDDAKAESEANKSTAERLSKKQQEANKKKQEEQREAKKSRAARYANDMERILDSHPDDIEAKAFIALHLWQSERNGLKISSHYAVDALLGEVFAKNPMHPAHHYRIHLWDGRRPENALHSAAQCGPSAPAIAHMWHMPGHIYSKLKRYEDAAWQQEASARVDHEHMNRARLMPDQIHNFAHNNEWLVRNLQFLGRVDEALEISRDLISLPMHPKYNSLDKKGSQRYGRERLQQTLFQYGLWQAMIDETGGPFLTPSDDAAQQDQWLCHLAVARFMTGDNEHAGRTLRSLQRRRLAVQTQLLDLADAPPISNDLDAEAAGDDADEDAEPAPTRDALQSRLKSLQKSIACVAAAAAAVRKDKGKLAEHLKSAGVDLTTQAEWTAMAGDAGGAIRLAQQAVKEGTNQVRPLAVLVHLLWLNGDRDEAKKQFEKLRSVASVADIGTPMLARLGEVAEDADIKGDWRKKASPAEDLGSRPPLGDLGPISWQPYQSPRWQALSSDDQKVTDEQYRGRPRIVIFYLGFGCLHCIEQLHAFAPEFEKFADLGIEIIAISTEGAAELATGITNFDKPLPIPLMADPSAEVFKSFRCWDDFEDQPLHGTFLIDAQNRVRWQDISYEPFTDVDFLLNESKRLLNLDPQR, from the coding sequence ATGATTCCTCTCCTACGCAAAGTTCTGCCTGCCCCACACTCTCTTGTCCCGCTGCAACAAATTCCGCTGCGAAACAGCACGTGGCCCCGTTGGCGGTCGGCGATCGGATTCACAATCGCGTCCTGCCTGATGTGTGCCTTTTGGCTTGGCTCGCCAGCCACTCTCCACGGTCAAACCTCTGACTCTGCGGAGAGCGTTTCTGCGGAGAGCGTTTCGGCCGGACACAGTTACCACGGCGAAGCTTTCAATGAAGGGCCGCGTCAATCAGCAGTGTTGATCGACGGTCTGCCCACGCTGGAGTTTCCAACGTCGACCAAGTCGGAGTCTGCGCGAGCTTTCTTTCTGCAGGGCCTCGCCCAGCTTCACGGTTTCTGGTTTCTCGAAGCCGAACGCTCCTTTCGCCAAGCCGTGAAAGAAGACCCCAAGCTTGCCATCGCCTACTGGGGAATGGCGATGGCCAATGCCAACAACGACGCGCGAGCGCGAGGGTTGATCGACGAAGCCAAGAAGCTTCGCAAGAACGCAGGCAAACACGAACAGCTCTATATCGACGCACTGGAAAGATTCTTGCCGTCACAAAAAATGATCGACGATGCGAAAGCCGAGTCCGAGGCGAACAAGAGCACGGCAGAGCGACTGAGCAAGAAGCAGCAGGAAGCCAACAAGAAGAAACAGGAGGAGCAACGTGAAGCCAAGAAGTCTCGCGCCGCGCGCTACGCCAACGACATGGAAAGAATCTTGGACTCGCATCCCGATGACATCGAGGCCAAAGCGTTCATTGCCTTGCATCTTTGGCAAAGCGAACGCAACGGGCTGAAGATCTCCAGCCACTACGCCGTGGATGCTTTGCTTGGTGAAGTCTTTGCCAAGAATCCCATGCATCCGGCGCACCACTATCGGATCCACCTGTGGGACGGCAGACGCCCGGAAAACGCATTGCATTCAGCGGCACAGTGCGGCCCGTCGGCACCTGCGATCGCTCACATGTGGCACATGCCCGGTCACATCTATTCCAAACTCAAACGATACGAAGATGCAGCGTGGCAACAGGAAGCATCAGCGAGGGTGGATCACGAGCACATGAATCGTGCCCGCCTGATGCCCGACCAGATCCACAACTTTGCTCACAATAATGAATGGCTGGTTCGCAATCTGCAGTTTCTCGGTCGCGTGGACGAAGCCCTGGAGATCTCCCGTGATTTAATTTCGTTGCCGATGCATCCGAAATACAATTCGCTGGACAAGAAAGGCAGCCAACGATACGGCCGCGAGAGGTTGCAACAAACGCTGTTTCAATATGGTCTCTGGCAAGCAATGATTGACGAGACCGGCGGTCCATTCTTGACGCCCAGTGATGACGCTGCGCAGCAAGATCAATGGTTGTGTCATCTGGCAGTCGCGAGATTCATGACGGGCGACAACGAGCACGCGGGTAGAACCCTTCGGTCACTTCAGCGACGACGACTGGCCGTCCAAACACAACTGTTGGACTTGGCCGATGCACCTCCGATCTCAAACGATTTGGACGCGGAGGCTGCCGGTGACGATGCCGATGAAGATGCCGAACCGGCACCCACACGTGACGCGTTGCAAAGTCGTTTGAAATCTTTGCAGAAATCGATCGCCTGCGTCGCCGCCGCCGCTGCAGCGGTTCGCAAGGACAAAGGCAAGCTGGCGGAGCATCTCAAGTCGGCAGGGGTGGACTTGACGACGCAGGCCGAATGGACGGCGATGGCGGGAGACGCCGGCGGGGCAATTCGCTTGGCTCAGCAGGCTGTGAAAGAAGGCACGAACCAAGTCCGACCGCTCGCCGTGTTGGTCCATTTGCTGTGGCTCAACGGCGATCGAGACGAAGCGAAAAAACAGTTTGAGAAGCTGCGGTCCGTCGCATCGGTCGCGGACATCGGCACGCCGATGCTGGCCCGCCTAGGTGAAGTCGCCGAGGACGCTGACATCAAAGGCGACTGGCGAAAGAAAGCCTCGCCTGCCGAAGACCTGGGCAGTCGTCCGCCATTGGGTGATCTGGGGCCGATTTCATGGCAGCCCTATCAATCCCCACGATGGCAGGCTCTGTCGTCGGATGATCAAAAAGTAACCGATGAACAATATCGTGGTCGTCCGCGAATCGTAATCTTTTACCTTGGTTTCGGTTGTTTGCACTGCATCGAACAACTTCACGCTTTTGCCCCCGAGTTTGAAAAATTCGCTGACCTTGGGATTGAAATCATTGCGATTAGCACGGAGGGAGCTGCGGAACTGGCGACGGGGATCACCAATTTTGACAAGCCGTTGCCGATCCCACTGATGGCAGACCCGTCGGCAGAGGTTTTCAAGAGCTTTCGTTGCTGGGATGACTTCGAAGACCAGCCACTGCACGGAACCTTCTTGATTGATGCACAAAACCGAGTCCGCTGGCAAGACATCAGCTACGAACCCTTTACCGATGTCGATTTCTTGCTCAATGAGTCCAAGAGATTGTTGAACCTCGATCCCCAACGCTGA
- a CDS encoding DUF1549 domain-containing protein, producing MALTLMLSVNGVTRLSAADTAVPPQVISINESIEQNWTDYQITPAPEADDATWCRRVHLDVIGRIPTLEEMEEFMSDRSSDKRAKLVDKLLHDDRYTEEYAGHWATVWANLLIGRSGGNDRRDLTSRDGMMKYLRDTFASNKPYNKMVFDLVTAEGASEPGKPGFNGAVNFLIGKVNEEKGVLAASSTSRIFLGQQVQCTQCHNHPFNDWKQQKFWEFNSFFRQTRALRRFGPGGGRDIDFAELVSEDFAGEAGDPENALVYYEMRNGLVRTAYPVFTDGTAIGPSGFVSDVNRRQELGRLMMESTDLDKMAVNRFWSMFMGYGFTKPIDDMGPHNPSSHPELLEKLASDFRASSYNVKDLITWITLSRPYGLAAVLGGGNKVDDPSIGETPKFSRFYLRQMSAEQLYQSLVASTDATSAGTYEQQEEQRRKWLQQFVVAFGTDEGDEATTFDGSIPQALMLFNGELTGRATSIEKGSFIDRLSQTGKSPRDRLNSLFMAGLARRPTKGEMSMASKLMVARKNNEKEMLQDLWWAILNSNEFIMQH from the coding sequence ATGGCACTGACGCTGATGCTGTCGGTGAATGGGGTGACGCGACTGAGTGCTGCGGACACTGCTGTTCCCCCGCAAGTCATCTCCATCAACGAGTCCATCGAGCAGAATTGGACGGACTATCAAATCACGCCCGCGCCGGAGGCGGACGATGCGACTTGGTGCCGTCGCGTGCACTTGGACGTGATCGGTCGGATTCCGACGTTGGAGGAGATGGAGGAGTTCATGTCCGATCGCAGTAGTGACAAGCGAGCAAAGCTGGTCGACAAACTGCTGCATGACGATCGATACACCGAAGAGTACGCCGGTCACTGGGCGACCGTTTGGGCCAACCTATTGATCGGGCGCAGCGGTGGAAATGATCGCCGCGATCTGACTAGTCGTGACGGGATGATGAAGTATCTGCGTGACACGTTTGCGTCGAACAAGCCGTACAACAAGATGGTGTTCGACTTGGTGACCGCCGAGGGTGCGTCGGAGCCCGGCAAACCGGGTTTCAACGGCGCGGTGAATTTCTTGATCGGAAAGGTCAACGAAGAGAAAGGTGTTTTGGCGGCCAGCAGTACGTCTCGGATCTTTTTGGGTCAGCAGGTGCAGTGCACGCAGTGCCACAACCACCCCTTTAATGATTGGAAACAGCAAAAGTTTTGGGAGTTCAATTCGTTCTTTCGTCAAACCCGAGCGCTACGTCGCTTTGGTCCCGGTGGCGGACGTGACATCGATTTCGCTGAGTTGGTGAGCGAAGACTTTGCGGGCGAAGCAGGCGATCCCGAAAACGCATTGGTTTACTACGAGATGCGAAACGGTCTCGTGCGAACCGCCTACCCGGTGTTCACCGACGGCACCGCGATTGGGCCGAGCGGCTTTGTCAGCGATGTCAATCGGCGTCAAGAACTGGGACGTTTGATGATGGAGAGCACGGACTTGGACAAGATGGCTGTGAATCGTTTCTGGTCCATGTTCATGGGTTATGGTTTCACCAAACCGATCGATGACATGGGGCCACACAATCCATCGTCCCATCCGGAGTTGCTTGAGAAGCTTGCCAGCGATTTCAGGGCGAGCAGCTACAACGTCAAGGATTTGATCACATGGATCACCCTGAGTCGTCCCTATGGACTGGCCGCTGTCTTGGGTGGTGGAAACAAGGTCGATGATCCATCCATCGGCGAGACCCCCAAGTTCTCGCGATTCTATCTGCGTCAGATGAGTGCCGAACAGCTCTATCAGTCGCTCGTGGCGTCCACTGATGCAACATCCGCCGGAACCTATGAGCAGCAAGAAGAACAGCGGCGCAAGTGGCTGCAACAGTTTGTCGTCGCGTTTGGCACAGACGAAGGCGACGAAGCGACAACGTTTGACGGATCGATTCCGCAAGCATTGATGTTGTTCAACGGGGAATTGACCGGTCGGGCGACCAGCATCGAAAAAGGCAGCTTTATCGACCGCCTGTCGCAGACCGGTAAATCACCGCGAGATCGACTGAACAGCTTGTTCATGGCCGGATTGGCACGTCGGCCGACCAAGGGCGAAATGTCGATGGCCAGCAAGCTGATGGTCGCGAGAAAGAACAATGAGAAGGAGATGCTACAGGATCTGTGGTGGGCAATTCTCAACAGTAATGAATTCATCATGCAGCATTAG
- a CDS encoding DUF1501 domain-containing protein, with product MTRRHFMNHLAGSAATVSAAMTLGGAISANAAEMKKNRKSAIMLWMGGGPPTIDIWDLKPGAATGGPFQPISTTGNMQISEHMPLTAQQMHNLSIVRSMSTREADHNRGRYYMHTGFVPNPNITHPSYGATIAHELIDQRPELEIPPFVTIGGAGAGPGFLGMAWSPFAVTSNGRIRNLNMSIEDARLKQRMYALQEIEGGFANRTKDLPASEHAKVLKKTFDLMTSEQMKAFKVETEDQKTKERYGENGFGQGCLLARRLVEAGVPFIEVDLGGWDLHNNVHATLKDTKLPQLDQAMSALVEDLEQRELIKDTAIIWMGEFGRTPRINQNSGRDHWARSWSCVVGGAGIKGGLAVGETSSDGTAVESEPFSSEDLMTTVCQGLGISSEKVYKSKNGRPMKIAGGGKVITELVA from the coding sequence ATGACACGCCGCCATTTCATGAACCACCTCGCCGGCTCTGCAGCAACGGTTTCCGCTGCGATGACCCTCGGTGGAGCGATTTCTGCCAACGCGGCTGAAATGAAGAAAAACCGCAAGTCGGCGATCATGTTGTGGATGGGAGGCGGTCCGCCAACCATCGATATTTGGGATTTAAAACCCGGCGCAGCAACCGGTGGTCCCTTTCAGCCGATCTCCACCACCGGAAACATGCAAATCAGCGAACACATGCCTTTGACGGCTCAACAGATGCACAATCTGTCGATCGTTCGCAGCATGTCAACTCGCGAAGCCGACCACAACCGCGGTCGCTACTACATGCATACGGGATTCGTTCCCAACCCGAACATCACTCACCCTAGCTACGGCGCGACGATTGCCCACGAGTTGATCGATCAACGACCCGAGCTGGAAATTCCTCCGTTCGTAACGATCGGAGGCGCGGGTGCCGGACCTGGATTCCTGGGTATGGCTTGGTCGCCTTTTGCTGTGACCAGCAACGGTCGCATCCGCAACTTGAACATGAGCATCGAAGACGCTCGACTGAAACAACGCATGTACGCGTTGCAAGAGATCGAAGGCGGCTTTGCCAACCGCACCAAAGACCTGCCCGCTAGCGAGCATGCCAAGGTTCTCAAGAAGACGTTTGACTTGATGACCAGCGAACAGATGAAAGCGTTCAAGGTCGAAACGGAAGACCAAAAGACGAAGGAACGATACGGCGAAAACGGCTTCGGCCAAGGTTGCTTGTTGGCTCGCCGCTTGGTGGAAGCCGGAGTGCCGTTCATCGAAGTCGACTTGGGCGGCTGGGACTTGCACAACAATGTGCACGCCACGCTCAAGGACACCAAGTTGCCGCAACTGGACCAAGCGATGAGCGCCCTGGTAGAGGACCTGGAACAACGTGAGCTGATCAAAGACACCGCGATCATTTGGATGGGCGAGTTCGGTCGCACACCTCGCATCAACCAGAACAGCGGACGCGATCACTGGGCACGCTCCTGGTCATGCGTCGTCGGTGGTGCAGGAATCAAAGGCGGCTTGGCCGTCGGTGAAACAAGCTCCGACGGAACGGCGGTTGAGTCCGAGCCCTTCAGCAGCGAAGACCTGATGACGACGGTTTGCCAAGGATTGGGGATCTCGTCGGAAAAAGTTTATAAGAGCAAGAACGGTCGTCCGATGAAGATCGCCGGGGGCGGAAAGGTCATCACTGAGCTGGTGGCATAA
- a CDS encoding RNA polymerase sigma factor, whose protein sequence is MTEETNTLDAGELIRKHQRGVWRYLRMLGCDAATADDLTQDTFLRILKHKDFVQHNDAATAGYLRRTAYNLVVSQHRKQGRVQTVAEPAVLDEIWNFWAGKDLTGDAAIDALSVCLSRLTPRAQMALKMRFGSEASRLEIGEALGISDHGARNLMQRAKQQLRDCVEETLRNLK, encoded by the coding sequence TTGACGGAAGAGACAAACACGCTCGATGCGGGTGAATTGATTCGCAAACACCAGCGCGGCGTGTGGCGCTATCTGCGTATGCTCGGCTGTGATGCCGCGACCGCAGACGATTTGACGCAGGACACTTTCCTGCGGATCTTGAAACACAAGGACTTCGTACAGCACAACGATGCAGCAACCGCTGGCTATCTGCGTCGCACCGCGTACAACCTTGTTGTTTCTCAACATCGAAAACAGGGACGAGTGCAAACGGTAGCCGAGCCTGCCGTTTTGGATGAAATCTGGAACTTTTGGGCAGGAAAGGACCTCACCGGTGATGCCGCGATCGACGCGCTCTCGGTGTGTCTGTCTCGACTCACCCCAAGGGCACAAATGGCATTGAAGATGCGATTTGGGTCAGAAGCCAGTCGACTGGAAATCGGTGAAGCACTGGGGATCAGCGATCACGGGGCACGCAATCTGATGCAGCGAGCCAAACAACAACTCCGCGATTGCGTGGAAGAAACGCTGCGAAATCTGAAGTGA